In the Gigantopelta aegis isolate Gae_Host unplaced genomic scaffold, Gae_host_genome ctg10247_pilon_pilon, whole genome shotgun sequence genome, CTGTGATGTATGTGGACTATTCcttactaaccaactaacttctctcttctctctctctttcattgtatgttaaaataatatgctAGGCACTAGGCCTTTAACcaatacacatactacaaaGGGCGTGCCCTTTCAAATTAGATAAATAGAATAGACTAATCCCCCCCCCCAGCCACTGTGTTAACCAACCTACACAgaggcatgggggggggggagggggtaggtCATGATGGACGTTGGatacactagaatagggacgtaACGTAAGATAAGACAATAGGGTACAACCTAAACACCACAAAAATAGGATTACACCAGACGCATGCTCACCGCAAACAgcacacaggatgcattgactaactGATAACAATGCAGCGTCCGCCCAACACtaaatggcccagcacgtgtgCTCAAATAagggaaccggacaaaagaaaccggttccgagtacacaattgcaaacaCCGGGGAAggccgaacaaaagaatatcggccgcccccaccccaataaacCAAAATACTCGCTGCTGGAATGTACTTGGTGTCACTGAGGAGCAAATTTGAAGACCACAATCAAAACACCTGCGCTTCGACCACCCCGGAACAAATTGCCTTGCCTACCAGTGTCTACAcaaattgcacgagtctcctctgGGCTGTCATGCCACGAACTGAATAGGTCAGGTCCTTCTGAGGACCCTATGGACagcctagggagacaaccagcgCATCATCAGGATGAAGGTCTATAAATAACGAGCTACTCGTCGAACCACTAACGAGTTACACTCGAATtccaaaacctatattagctcaaacttttacctttcgaccgaccgttcaaaattgcgccaaattactcaacaaaactgcgcaccttttctctttggttAAATCgctccactcaaaattccatagcacccccAAACCCAtccacctgctaccgattcaatcggactgctggtgctcccttgcacctgccagtgcagacgggtccctccttccccccccccccccctttcctgtcttggacagagaggccggccaaagctggcacctgtgcccacgacaggcgtgcgctacaacagcttgctctgaacgtgcacgtaaaaccctttgaccttgaccttgactgGTTCATCATTTGGGCTCGATATTTCTGGCAGTGCACATCTGTTCCTGACTTGAAGATTTTCACGTTTTTTGCCCAGAACCATGGATAACTTTGCAGCCCTTAACATGTTGAATGTTGGTTTCATGCAATTTTGGTTGGAAGGAGAGCAAGAGTACAATGAGATGGTAGagcaagaaagaagaagaagaccaAGAACCTGTTGGGTGAGGAAGTGGCTGAAACCTGAGAGGAGAATAGCCGTGGATCATTATCATCAGCTGATGAAGGAGCTCCGCCTGGATGATCAAGAGTCCTTCTACAACTTCTTGAGAATCACCCCACCCATGTTTGACGAACTTCTTGAAGGCATCACCCCCTTCATAGAAAAAGAAGACACCAACTACAGAAAGGCTCTGGAACCAGGGATGAAGCTTGCCATCACACTGCGTCATCTGGCAACAGGAGATTCCTATGCCACCCTGCAATATGAATTCCGGGTAGCCAGAAAGGAAAACACATTTGCTTGTTGGTGAAAGAAGTCTCTGTGATGCCTTGGTGATGGAGCTCAATAATGAAGTCATCGTATGCCCTGTTGACAGAGGCACATGGGAAGAAGTTGCTGAGGAGTTCCTGATGCGCTGGAATGTCCCACATGCCTATGGAGCCCTGGATGGGAAACGTGTTGCCATCAGAAAGCCTCCCAAGACTGGAGCCATGTACCACAACTACAAAGGCTTCTTTTCAGTCGTCCTAATGGCCGTGGTAGATGCTGATTACAAATTCATGTGGATAGATGTTGGTGGTTTTGGAAGCCAGTCTGATGCCCAGATCTACAACCAGTCAGAACTGAAAGAATGCTTAGAAGATGGCTTCATTGGACTCCCTCCACCTTCCCCCTTGCCAAATGATGTCCAGGACTTTCCCTATTTCCTGCTGGGAGATGACGCTTTTGGCCTCCGCACATACCTCATGAAGCCATATTCAGGCCATCAACTGACAAGAGAAGAAATGATTGCGAACTACAGGATCTCTAGAGCCAGACGTGTGGTCGAAAATGCCTTTGGTATTATGGCCCAGAGATGGAGAGTTCTCTTGTCAACAATGCAACAGATGCCAGTGACTGTACAGACCATCGTTGAAGCTTGTGTGTGCCTTGACAACTTCATCCGTCTCCGAAACCCAGCTAGGGACGAAATGAGTACGTGGTGAGAACTAGGTGAACTGTCTGGGAACGAGGTGGTCGAGTTAAGAACTAGTTAGAACGGGTTTTGACGTATTGGGAACGAGGTAGAACTAGTTCAGAACGGGTTTAAACTGACTACGGACGGGCTTGGACTGCCTGGAAACGTCCGCATGAGGTGAACGGGCAATTTTACCCGATCTGAACTTGATACCAACGGACTGCGGCCGGGATAAAGACGAGATGGACGTATTGGGACTGTTTATGAACGAACTAGCATCGTATTTTAGACATTATTTGGCCAAAGTTACACGTTCTACCCCGACCACAGCCcgttttactattttttttaggaCGGGGTAGGACGTTTTGAGAACTACTTTTGGTGTGACATAAGCAAACAACTAGTAGGCTGTCAAGATTGAACTGAACTGCGATTGGACacggtgggtggtggtggtggtggtggtggtgggggtgggggggggggtgagatgCCGGGAGCCGGGGTccataggcgtaggcggtttggtcttaggttttgtgtagggccggcctcccctccctcccgaccctcacctggtcataccaatgtttaaaatacgATTGGCAGCCCCCTTCCTcctaacctcccatgggcttaacgaatattgtttaataattattattaatttcagaccagcccatctaaatttgcgccgaaattatattatagtaataatttatataggttaggaatgttaatagttttctttaagggcgcagtCAAAACTTATTAGCCtcaattttccccttttttatACTTTCGGTGGTAATATTCAAAACTGACGTATccgttaggttatccctgtcccgagtcagacccctaATCCTATCGGATGCCGGACTCGGGGATAGCTGTGTTCGAAACCCAAGTGGTaaatggacacgttaaaccagttactaagctaggTGCCATCCACCGAAACTGTCACGGCGGGTTTAGCGTTCTCGGCCAAGCCAGCTTGGGTTGCCTGGTCCCtttgttcattaaaaatgatttttctCTTACAGGTTTTGGGTGTTTCTAGCGCTATGTTTATCCTGTTGTGGATTTCCCTTCCGCAACTACTAGTTTGTTTATAGTGGGAGCTGGTCGTTGGAAGAGGGGTCGAGATGGAGTTTGCGAATGTAACctagggtgtactttttctatcccacatgaccacataggATGGAGACTATTAGTCTTTTAGGGACGATCACGTGACTGTGCTATCATACTTTCCCCCAACTTGAAGGATGTTagccttggggggggggggggggggtgggggggggggggggggggggagatcacAACAGtggcgtagctaggattttatattgggggaaggggaggtgcatatttaatacattaaaaaaaagttggaTTGAGGGAGCGGCCAGGGGTCCtctggcacacacacacacacacacacacacacacacacacacacacacacactacgtCACTTAATCACAATGAGCATTCCTCCCACCTagggaggcgggacgtagcccactggtaaaagctctcacctgatgcgcagtcgatttgggatcgattcccgtcggtggttccatcgggctatttctcgtcccagccagtgcaccacgactggtatgtgcaatcctgtctgtgggatggtgcatataaaatatcctttgcctctaatggaaaacaaagtaccgggtttcctttctatgactatTAAGTTTGAAttaccaaattattttttaaaaatcaatgttgctaaacaaaatcaaaacttgAAATTTTTTCGTCCCACGGGTAGTAACGATTGCCCAAATTTTGGATCCTGTCTCATGGACTATAATCAGCAATGAAtcactggcatagccaggattttatattgaggggaaacccactatttggggggggggggggggacccacactatgtatgtatatgtcacggtacatgctcttaatttgtttcgcctgtggcgattttaattgtgttagagggccgtgtgcagtttattgcccgtagcccaggtggacaacttgttacgtaattccaatatgcacttagccccgctgtggaggccatgtggcgagtagttacgtaatacctctgcgagtgcgggttttacaaccgcgttttggcgacgatggcgtcagtagtctgacgatcagagagaaatataccgaggtagactatgagatgatacgtgaggtgccgctttgttccctcaggccaattctgattttggaa is a window encoding:
- the LOC121390865 gene encoding putative nuclease HARBI1 → MELNNEVIVCPVDRGTWEEVAEEFLMRWNVPHAYGALDGKRVAIRKPPKTGAMYHNYKGFFSVVLMAVVDADYKFMWIDVGGFGSQSDAQIYNQSELKECLEDGFIGLPPPSPLPNDVQDFPYFLLGDDAFGLRTYLMKPYSGHQLTREEMIANYRISRARRVVENAFGIMAQRWRVLLSTMQQMPVTVQTIVEACVCLDNFIRLRNPARDEMSTW